The following coding sequences lie in one Miscanthus floridulus cultivar M001 chromosome 9, ASM1932011v1, whole genome shotgun sequence genomic window:
- the LOC136482084 gene encoding uncharacterized protein, which translates to MASCSASPRRPPIPLLLLLLFLLHFSVLAASAPPASSPQQAGTGGGGGNVTTEAAAWTPRLRKTFLDGGGIEHWRGRRLVGRFQVCAVCTCCGGPHGMCIPAPCCYAINCNIPNRPFGVCSFTPRTCNCFNCHL; encoded by the exons ATGGCTTCCTGTTCCGCATCGCCAAGGCGGCCACCCATCcctctcctgctcctgctcctcttcctcctccacttCTCCGTCCTCGCCGCATCAGCTCCTCCAGCCTCATCACCACAACAG GCTggtaccggcggcggcggcggcaatgtGACGACGGAGGCGGCGGCGTGGACGCCGCGGCTGAGGAAGACGTTCTTGGACGGCGGCGGCATCGAGCACTGGCGCGGGCGGCGGCTGGTGGGGCGGTTCCAGGTGTGCGCGGTGTGCACCTGCTGCGGGGGCCCGCACGGGATGTGCATCCCGGCGCCCTGCTGCTACGCCATCAACTGCAACATCCCCAACCGCCCCTTCGGCGTCTGCTCATTCACCCCGCGCACCTGCAACTGCTTCAACTGCCACCTCTAG